Genomic window (Bacillota bacterium):
GTGGCTGACTATGTCCCACATGTACCGGAGCATCCCCGACGCCCACACCGCCCCCACAGCGGTCACCACAACAGCGGTGCCGCAGGCCCACCCGGCGATCACGTTGCAGCGACTCCGCTTGAGCCCTCTCATGAAGTAGTAGAAGACCAGGAAAAGCCCAACGGCGACGGACGCGCCGCCGAACACCATGTACCGGAACACGGTGTTCGTGGTGAAAGGTGCCCTAGCCCAGACTGCCGGCTCGATGAACTGGTTCAGCGGAAGCCATTTCAGGGTGTACGCAAAGACCCATATGAGTATCAAGGCTAGAAGCGGGTAGAACGCCGTCCAGAACGTGACGCCCACCACCGTGGCAGCGTAGTCCACACCTCTGCCACGCCGCCAGGCAATCACACGGCCCAGCACATACCCAACATAGAACGATAGAGAGTGGGCCGTGAGAAACAACACGAAAGTCCTGGGAAGGCGCTCCATGAGGATGCTCCAGACAGGCCTTGGATACTGTGAGAAGGAGACTCCCAGGTTCCCTGTGAGAAAGTTCTTCAGGCAGGTCAGGTACTGCACCAGAAGAGGCCTATCCAAGCCCAGCTGCCTTGCGAGTTCAATTCTGGCGGCCACAGGTATCCTCGGGTTGTCGAGGTACATGTGGGTGATGTCTCCGGGCATCGCCTGCAGCAGGAAGTAGACGAGGGTCATGTAGATCAGAAGCGTGAGAAGCACCTGCCCCAGGCGGCTCACAAAGTATCTTCGCATTCTCATCCCCCAGACTTTCGAGGCGGCCTGGGCGGCCATCGTACTCCAGGCCATGCGCGGGCCATGGGTAGCCCCGGGCCCGCGCACGGAAGAAGTGAGGAGTGAAGGCCCGAACGGCTCAGTCCATGACTTTGACCGTGGCCGTCGCATCGCCGTTGTACTGCAGCCCACTCAATGTCTTCGT
Coding sequences:
- a CDS encoding ABC transporter permease; translation: MRRYFVSRLGQVLLTLLIYMTLVYFLLQAMPGDITHMYLDNPRIPVAARIELARQLGLDRPLLVQYLTCLKNFLTGNLGVSFSQYPRPVWSILMERLPRTFVLFLTAHSLSFYVGYVLGRVIAWRRGRGVDYAATVVGVTFWTAFYPLLALILIWVFAYTLKWLPLNQFIEPAVWARAPFTTNTVFRYMVFGGASVAVGLFLVFYYFMRGLKRSRCNVIAGWACGTAVVVTAVGAVWASGMLRYMWDIVSHMILPVCTLTLIHFAGTMLLMRDSMLETIQEDYVMAARAKGLPDSIVRDRCAARTALLPTVTSLVLTLASSMSGGLVTETMFSWPGLGQILFRSALTGDYPLATGALVFTGIFLLAAHFVADLLYALLDPRITYTGHPAVEG